One window from the genome of Cryptomeria japonica chromosome 6, Sugi_1.0, whole genome shotgun sequence encodes:
- the LOC131068625 gene encoding linamarin synthase 1 codes for MTMNGVKDLAVHAVLVPFPAQGHVNALIHFADLLAARGVFITFVNTEWTEKRMFGSAKHKSQLHHSKPNFRFLSFPDGLPPEHGRTSQLGELFTTVARRGPALEALLRTQSGNGVPPVTCILADCCMSCTASVAANMRVPRVVFWPFCAAASIAQKYANSLLSQGHIPVKVSEGNRPDKMITTLPGNIPALRPSDLISFYREQFTSDPIYEALLFESRMCETGDYVLVNTFEELEGRDAAPALSIKGCPSLSIGPVFLPNFLGGKNSTLSNMSMWEEDDSCLHWLDKQRPHSVLYVSFGSLALKSQEQLDEVALGLEQSGHAFLWVLRSDIAQGQAAVLPEGLEQRTKDRALFVKWTPQLKVLAHPSVGGFLTHSGWNSTVESIGMGVPMIGWPYFGDQFLDCRFAKDIWKVGLDFKDVDVDDARLVRREEIKSAVVRVMESEELQKKAQELKEAATKAVMVGGSSFNNITTFIHDMLEHAKSQSKSSSVYCEETREKDDNMH; via the exons ATGACGATGAACGGTGTGAAAGATCTCGCTGTGCACGCAGTTTTGGTGCCCTTTCCTGCGCAGGGCCATGTCAACGCTTTGATACATTTCGCCGATCTCTTGGCCGCACGGGGTGTTTTCATCACTTTTGTTAACACAGAATGGACTGAGAAACGCATGTTTGGAAGTGCAAAGCACAAGTCTCAACTGCACCACTCCAAACCCAATTTTCGATTTTTGTCATTCCCGGACGGCTTACCCCCGGAGCACGGCCGCACCTCCCAACTGGGTGAGCTATTTACAACGGTCGCAAGGCGTGGGCCCGCCTTGGAAGCTCTCCTCCGCACTCAGAGTGGTAATGGCGTTCCTCCCGTCACCTGTATCTTGGCCGACTGTTGCATGTCGTGCACCGCATCGGTGGCCGCCAACATGCGAGTGCCAAGGGTCGTCTTCTGGCCTTTTTGTGCCGCTGCATCTATTGCTCAGAAATACGCTAATTCTCTCCTTTCCCAGGGCCACATTCCTGTCAAAG TGAGTGAAGGAAATCGTCCGGACAAAATGATCACTACTCTGCCCGGGAATATACCAGCTCTACGGCCTAGCGATCTCATATCGTTCTACCGCGAGCAGTTTACATCGGATCCCATCTACGAAGCGCTGCTGTTTGAATCACGAATGTGTGAGACGGGGGACTATGTGCTCGTGAACACCTTTGAGGAACTGGAAGGAAGAGACGCGGCGCCGGCGCTTTCCATTAAAGGGTGTCCATCTTTGTCAATAGGCCCTGTGTTTCTTCCTAACTTTTTAGGAGGGAAGAACTCAACGCTGAGCAACATGTCTATGTGGGAGGAAGACGATAGCTGCTTACACTGGCTCGACAAACAACGCCCGCACTCTGTGTTGTATGTTTCGTTTGGCAGCTTGGCCCTCAAATCGCAAGAGCAGTTAGATGAGGTGGCGCTGGGTTTGGAACAGAGCGGGCATGCCTTTCTGTGGGTTCTTCGATCTGATATTGCTCAGGGGCAGGCTGCTGTTTTGCCCGAGGGATTGGAACAGCGGACCAAAGATCGGGCGTTGTTTGTGAAATGGACGCCGCAATTGAAGGTGCTTGCACATCCTTCGGTGGGAGGATTTCTGACTCACAGCGGGTGGAATTCGACCGTGGAGAGCATAGGCATGGGAGTGCCCATGATTGGCTGGCCTTATTTTGGTGATCAGTTCCTCGATTGCAGATTCGCCAAAGATATATGGAAGGTCGGTTTGGATTTTAAGGACGTGGACGTTGACGATGCGAGGTTGGTGAGAAGAGAAGAGATAAAGAGTGCAGTGGTGAGGGTGATGGAGAGCGAGGAGTTGCAGAAGAAAGCTCAGGAGCTGAAGGAGGCAGCAACGAAAGCAGTGATGGTGGGAGGTTCTTCTTTTAACAACATAACCACGTTCATCCACGATATGCTTGAACATGCCAAATCACAGTCAAAGTCTTCTTCCGTGTACTGCGAGGAAACTCGTGAAAAAGATGACAACATGCACTAG